One Ranitomeya imitator isolate aRanImi1 chromosome 4, aRanImi1.pri, whole genome shotgun sequence genomic window, atcagatgcaccaattctggcgctttgcccggctcttcccactttccctgtagcggtggcaagtggggttcataattgtggggttaatgtcacctttaaaTTGTCTGGTGACatgaagcccacggcttagtaatggagaagcgtctagaagacacctatccattactaatcctatagttgtatgctaaataaagacacagccagaataaagtattttatttgaaataaaacaaaacacatttttacttttttatttgaaaataacaaacacagttatactcacctaacgcctaattccactgaatccctcgtctcctgtaataaaacaaaaataaaaaacaatataataTCCTTCACCTGTCCGTCATCATTCTgttccatgctgtaatccatgtctgggggataaatagttttcaacctggatggtgccaagatgcgaccatccaggctgaaaaccactgacaAATgatgaagaattagctgggtagaatggcaaaataagcaattgtgagtacacagtgctatatgatgattgcaatatattatggGGATAAAAACTTttgtgggagtgcttctttaattataCTTCATCTCTGTACTGTAACTATACTTTCATAGATCTGTAGTTGGTCGTTATGACTGCATTTCCATGTGCGATTGGTGCGCGTTATGATCACCGTACATACAATCATATTTACCAGTTTAATTTATATTCCCATTACAAACTGATTTTTTCATGTTAGTCAGGCTACCTTTTGATTTAACTCCATTTATTGATCATGGTTGTGTTTATATTTATCTAATCATTCCCTGATGATCAGATCACCATAAATACTGTGGACAACTATCAACAATACAGTAAACTTACTCTGGTTTTCTATGAACTTTTGGTTATATTGGCTAAAATGTGACTTTTTTTGGATCATAGAGCTAATGTGAAAGCTGTGTTCCTCCTTACCTATTTTTAAACTATATCTTAATAAaaacatgttttttgttttttaagtggGTGATTTCTTAGTCAGTCCAATGTGTTTACATGATACATATTAAATTGCTTACATCTCTTTATCGCTTGGCAGGAATTTACTAAAAATGTGCATTTGGAGGATATTTGTGTTAACATGTTTTTATTCCATCagtgtgtttttgttttctttcattACAGCATTTTTTGACTATAAAGATGAGCCAGGATTTCCAAAACCGCCGTCATACAATGTGGCAACATCGCTCCCTAGCTATGATGAAGCAGAAAGGACTAAGGCAGAAGCCACTATACCCTTGGTTCCTGGAAGAGTACGTCTTCTGGTCTAATACTTTATTTTATTCACCTCAATTTGTGGAATTTTAAATGTTCCACATAGCATAGATTACAGGGATTTTCCCGCAGCAAAATTAATTTTAGTCAACGCTTTTGTGAATAATATtacgttccacaattggatgtgtgttAATGTGTTAATCTCTCAGAAAATAAtcagattattattattccaagatctattcattCAAATGTATTTTGTTCCCTTTAAAGGGAGTGGCTTAGAGAAGCCAAACATGCGCTAGATGAGTATTAAAAACATACTGATGTCTAAATATGCTTAAAGTGAACATGTCGGTCATTTCATAGTGCCTGAAATACTGCCAGGATAAAAGACAGAGATTCCTACACTTTGTTTTTCTCTAAAATGCTGTGCCGATTAAGAGAAAGCGCAGATGGAGAAACTAGTCGGGCATGGTTAGAGTAGTCCGGGCACAGTGGTAAGTGCCTGCTGGGTGGGTCTATCTTAGCTTGGCTAGATTGACAGCTATTCCACTATTTGTGTGTAAGGGAGACCTCTAAAGTAAAGTAAGCCAAGCTGAGTGGGAGAAGCCTGGCGTAGCCATCCAGTGGACTCGAGCCAAAACCTAGACTCCTTTCCCCATGCCTAGCTCATTTCTTAGGCTGTAAAACATAGCTTTCTGTATCGAGAGAGCTTTTTTGTACGGAAGCTGGCTCCTTGGACGAAAAACCTCTAACACTCCTAGGAAGTTGCACACTATATTTACACCTACAATATTTCCAGGGCTGTAGCAGTTGGGCCAATTTCATTCTTGTGAATTCATTCATTTTTATGATAAATCTCTCGCATTGTTTTAATGTGTTTTGTTATCTTGACAGTCAAGATTTCTTCCTTGGATTATCACTTTGTTCTAATAAGTGACTTTCTGTGTACAGGATGATGATTTTGTGGCGAGGGATGATTTTGATGATGCAGACCAGCTCAGAATAGGAAACGATGGAATTTTTATGCTCACATTTTTCAGTAAGTATATTGACTAAGATGTCATATACCCTTTCTTTGCATCTGCCTTTGCTTTAACCCAATGCAGACatgacatctcctccctcatttcggtctatcgccctatccgaccactgcgctctgcaatcgACTTTCGACTAACTTCTGCACtgttccgtacctcccactcccgactccaagacttctcccgtgctgcgccaatcctctggaatgctctaccccaagaaattaggaccatccacaacatgcacagttttaggcgctacctcaaaacacatttgttcagagcggcctatcactttccctaatcaaactcattttatatttgtgtgtgtagcccattcactagccCCATCTATCCCcctctccctgaagatggctggaccatcattgtaaatacatcattgtaaatacacacctgtactttgtatctcccccacctcattgtagattgtaatctctcacgagcagggtcgtcttattttgctttaattattgtattgctaacgttgttacttatgactgttgtgtttaaaactgttaaactgtaaagcgctgcggaatatgttggcgctatataaataaagattattattattatacgttgGGTGCAGATATATGGAAGTGACTCGCACATTGCAAATGTTGCCTGTGTTCCTCTCACTGCTATTTAattccttaaatgctgctgtcagtctttGACGGAGGTATTTAGGCACGTGATGGTGCCGGGGCGTCCAGTTCACCTCCCTCCACCCATGTGATTTTAGGGTGCCGATGGGTTTCTGAAGTGCACCTTCACTGACATGTTGGTACTCCTTTTAAAGACCAACTAACTAGACTGATTTTTGCGTTAGACTGCCCTATTGCTGTATTGCAGTGCATAGAACAAGCTATCAGGTGAGTGCTggttcaaaaaataaataaaaacgagaaaaaaaaaaaaaaaataacaaaaatctgGATAGCCCTCATTTATCCCCTTTAGAAATAAAAATCGCACCTCCACCTAAAAGAGAATAAAAGCAACCAAAACATTGGGCCCGATTCATCAATACAAGGCCTTGATGAGCGGGTGTACATACAGCTTGTTCCCCAAAAACCAGGCCTGGCATTGTTCTGTTCCTCTGTAATTTCTCCTACAAATTTAGTAATAAATTGTCTGGGTTTTACTAGATGGAGGGGAGTCCCTGTACACTTAGGACCCTGTCCATTCATTGCTGCCAGTAATGGTAATAAAGTCAGAGATattcaggaggaataacagaggaacagtacAAAACCGAATTCTAGTGAAAGCGGCTCTGGAATTGTAATGTTTGTTTTACATACTTGTATTCCCATAAGTTCCTCTTTAAAGGTACGTCTAGGATGATTAGAAGAAAAATCACGTGGATACGGCCCACGTACAAGGcgatcatattttttattttttaggggttTCTCGGATCAataaaaaagttgattttttttttccagaaactgcACCAGGTATTGTAAGTAAATGGGACTGAGCTACAATAGCAGGATATCAGACCCAAcccatgggaacatttttttttataatataacttcagttttttttctattatttttctaTGTGTGACTCTTGCCATGTATGATAAGGTGAATGAGCACGGTAATAGGGTACCTTATCCTAATATCTAATGTATGAAGTGTATGTTTTCCATTCCCAGTGGCATTCCTCTTCAACTGGATCGGATTCTTCCTCTCATTCTGTCTGACTACTTCAGCAGCTGGAAGATACGGAGCCATTTCTGGATTTGGCCTCTCCTTGATTAAATGGATCTTAATTGTGCGAGTAAGTGTTATTGAAAGGATGTCCAAACCCAAAGAATTGTTATCCGGAGACATTCACATGTAGAGAATATTCAGCTCTTCAGTCACCTGGAGTTTAGTATGGAGAATCCTGGTGACACATCCACAGGATATTAATCACATAACTACGTTGGCGGCAAACTAAACTTTCAGCCAATCACAGCACAAAGGTGTAGTCCAAGCATTTAGTAAAGCTATGCAAACTAGGTAAAATGATTAGACCCTGAGTCATCATCGGATTGGTATTTTAATCATTCACTTAATTAGCTGCATCTGTCATCACGTGCAGCATTGTTCTAAGTACTAAAGCAGTCACCATTcctgataattattattattattatagcaccatttattccatagcccTTTACATGTGAGAATGCTGAAACATAGTGCTGAACTATAATGTTCTGGGCAGTGCTCCTACATAACTTCTGTACTGTAATACTGCATGATGTACACCTCTTTGTGTAGCAGGTTACAAAGCAAAAAAGTGCATGTCATCCGATTATTAATATTAGTGATGCTAATGGTTTTCTTTAGGACAGGGTTGAGCAATTATTTTGTACGAGCGGCCACATGAGAAATGGTGACTTTTATGCAGGGCCCAACCAATATGAAATTATGatcaatatatttttattattgttattttatatAAGTATAAAATTtcatcacttaaagggaatctgtcgtcaGGTTttagctacctcatctgagagcagcctgatgtaggaaaACAGAaaccctgaatccaacgatgtatcgcttagtttactgggtgcagcagttgtgacacaatctgaATTCTTAAATATATCCAGAGCTGAGAAAGCCCgccctgcccacaccaggctctcttatGTACATGGTctgttgacagtgagctgcttatcacagaagggggtgTGGTTGGTCTAGCAGGCGTTTGAGACCTAGTCCCAGCAATGATAATCACCgaatgataaaaccttcattgtaagtaaacaacagcacacagcctgataagtgacacatcgttgaattctgtgttttatctcatacctcatgctgtcttcagattacatagcaaaaacctgctgacacattaccttaaagagaacctgtcaacatTTTTGAAGTGTGTGAACCATTGCCACCAGCTTTCTGAGCGCCTGTACTGCATTACACCCTAAAAGACATCCTCTGGCTTTGATTGATATGGGTGACGTGTCCGAAAGAGATCTCGCACCTGCGCATTACCTTAGCCTGCGCTAGCTGACCATGCTAATGTGCAGGCGCGAGATCTCTTTCTGCTGTGTGAATGGCACTGGACACATCATTGACATCAATCAAAGCTGGAGGACAGAGGCGGCACAGACACTGAGGACATGATGCCCATGGACCGGACCAAAAGCATTTACCGTACATACCGCTCTGGGGAAAGTAAAAGGTATTTTTGATGGTATACAGGGAGAGTTATGGGACGATGGATACATTGGTGTGATGCAGCACAGGTTCACAGAAAGATGGTGGCATTGGATCACGCACTATAAACTATTGACAGGTTCGCTTTCATATTGAGAATGATGTAAGTCGGCT contains:
- the NDFIP1 gene encoding NEDD4 family-interacting protein 1 — encoded protein: MSEQSSSRYQQLQNEEEPVESPQASSDAPPPYSSIAGENAAFFDYKDEPGFPKPPSYNVATSLPSYDEAERTKAEATIPLVPGRDDDFVARDDFDDADQLRIGNDGIFMLTFFMAFLFNWIGFFLSFCLTTSAAGRYGAISGFGLSLIKWILIVRFSTYFPGYFDGQYWLWWVFLVLGFLLFLRGFINYAKVRKMPENFSTLPRTRVLFIY